ATCGTGTGCAGTGAAAAGAACACCGGGTGCATCGCTTTGTTAATGGAAACGATGAACAGACACACAGAGGCAGAggtaattgaaaaatatgaacacACATGTGCATCAATATCGgaatatgaatttcaattaaactCTTATTGTTTGATGTTTGAATTATCTTGACCCTGGGTCGATGCAAAGTTCAAAGTACCACAATGTTATTAAATTGAGCGACCGGTGGATACATATGTGTTCAAATGGCTACCAGACTTGAATGGAAATTCTCGtcgcaaaataaattataggtatttatttatatagctGCTTGTTTTTCATCGATATTGAGTCTATGATATTCTGGAATTTTTCGAAAACGTCTAGAGAAACATGTTTCCAATTCTCACTCAATAAATTTTAGAGCATCTTGACGTCATTCGGACCTTAAAACGCAGCAAAGTGGCGTCATAAGACaaaaatttattcgaaataaatattatggttACGTCTCTCAAAATAATACAGTCATTccacagatatatatattttgtggtAAACAAGATTGTAAAGATTTCCTTCCGgaaattcataaatttgaAATGCTTGAATtcgccattgtatttaaatggcCAGAAGCCTACGTAACACGCTTacgtatttttgaaaattcgtGCACATATTGAGTACATTTTTCAGCTTTCGAATGTCTGTATGTAAGTACATGGATGTGCATGCGCAAATATACTAATTGAGTTTTGTATAAAAGGAAGTAATAAACGTTCTTAAACagaggaaaaaatatttttaaaaaattggcaaaCGGCCAAGGTAATATGATTGGTTTTTGTGATTTGTCCGAATGACGTAGGCAAAGACAGCAGAAAGTAGAGCGAAATTGTCGGTTTGCGCCGAAATTTGGAGGCCGACCAAAGGGTCTATGTGTTTCTGTTCAAGCATcatcaacaaacaaaattaagatCTTGCTTACAAtcccattttttaaatgtaaacaatCATGGATATTTATGTAACAAATAGTCTGCCGGCTCGACTGACTTGTGCACTCGAAATACCTAGGGTTTCCTAATTCAAATAGAAAATTAAGAGTAAAATTCTTATGGCTGGAAAAGATTAAACCAGAAAATTTTGCCTACGAAGTTTATGCCTGAATTCTATCTTATTtgggttttaaaatattgtataaaATATCTTATTGTTTGAGAGCTGCAAAGATAAGTAGGGAAATTTCTGAAGATGTAAGATTGTTTATTGGTCTCACGTGTGAAAAGAATGTATGGTTtccttaatattataaatgggAATACAATTAATATGACGAACGATTGATGAAACATTCAACGATAGGTAAATAATTATGTGAATAACAGGTTTTTAGCAAATACGATACAGCATCTTACGTTGCATCCTGTGCTGAAGTTCTCCGCGACGAATCATAGTATGAATAACTTTCATAACGGTGCGTTCCTCATACTTCTGACGTAAAAAgtcctgaaaaaaaatattagaaaataaatttaaataatggctcttcacaaataaattaaaaagaattacCTGCAGAATATTCTGCTCCGAGACTTGAGATCCAATGGCGAAGCGGCGCTTCAATTGCTTCTCGATGCGGTTCAGCGTCTCCTGGTCCTCCTCGGTGGTGAATCCCTCGGCGCCGGCCAAGCTGCCGGTCATGGCAGCATCGAGCGTTGAAACTTGAAAGAGGCGGAGCGCCTCGTTCACGTGCTCATCGGAGACGAAGGGCTGCAAGCGAATCTTGGCCAGCGACTCCGATATGCGGATGACGGCCTCCAGCTGACGCACGGTGATGGGAATGCTCATTCTCTTGTCGGAGGCCTTTTCCTGCTGACCCGCCCCACTGCGCATTAGGACGTAGCGGCTCTTCAGCTTCTCGCCGGCAGCCTCGCTCAGTCGCGGACCGCAGTGGGTGCGGCAGAAGTGGATGTACTTCTTGAACGTCGACAGCGATATCTCACCCTCTGCCGGCTCCGAAGGCGCCGACTTGTTTGAGCTCAGATGCACGTTAATGATGTGCTTGGCCAGCGTAATGTCCCGCGACTCATCGTGAATGTCCTTCACTATGAATATCATGTCGAAACGCGAAAGGATTGTGGGCATAAAGTCGATGTTATCCTCGCCCTTGGTGTCGTCCCATCGGCCGAAAATGGAGTTGGCAGCGGCCAAAACAGAGCAGCGTGAGTTCAGGGTGGTCGTGATGCCGGCCTTGGCAATGGATATGGTCTGCTGCTCCATGGCCTCGTGAATGGCCACTCGATCGTCCTCTCGCATCTTGTCGAACTCATCGATACAGACCACGCCGCCATCTGCCAGGACCATGGCGCCGCCCTCCATGACAAAGTTGCGCTGGGAGATAAATTAGGAGTCAGTAAATAGGATAAACTCAGAGCTGTGCCCAATGAAATGCTTTTGTAATGAATTGGTAATTTTATAAGCActaaaaaaagtaatgctaaTGTGAAATCGGGTTTCATTATAATTCAGAAAAGTAATGCCAGTGAAATTTCAATTCATTATTTTAAAGGCTGTATTGTAAAATTATAAAGgctgtattaaaaaagtaatgccAATGGAATATCattgcaatatttttcaaaaaaatactgccaacgaaaaaatatttaattacatttgaaaaattcaattttaatgcttattttttagtaaaaataataatggtaattgcacattttctaaatagaaatagaaaatgtcaGCCCTTCTTAAATGAATTTAGCTTTGTGacttcttaaattaattaatcttcaaatttaattttttttattgggcCTTTTTAAGAATTCCTATATAATCacaatttttatagcaaatcctcttctgaagaattcgctgtTTTTCGATATCCACCTTAAAAGttcccaataaaaataaaccataAACTAAAGCAACATCTTTCTTACCGTCTGGGGATCCTTCATAACCGAAGCCGTGAGACCAGCGGCACTGGAGCCCTTGCCGGAAGTATACACTGCGATGGGCGCCACCTTCTCCACGAACTTCAGCAGCTGCGACTTGGCCGTACCAGGATCGCCGAGCAGCAAGACGTTTATGTCGCCACGACGGCACAGCCCATCGGGCAAACGTTTACGGGATCCGCCGAAAAGCATGCAGGTAATGGCCTTCTTTATGTCCTTCGAACCGAAGATGCTGGGCGCCAGCGACTGTGAGAGACGTTCGTAGATGTCCCCGGAGGCGGCCATGCGGCGGAAGTTCTCCTCCTCGTCGCTGGTTATGTTGCTATAGCGGGAAATGGCACCCGCGCCCTCTGCGTCCACGGTGATGCCCACCACCCTCATGTAGGGAGCACGCACACCAACGACTGCCTTCTCGCGACCATCCTGGCGAGAGGGTTTGCCCACCTTGCGGATGGAGTAGATGCCCTGGATGAGCACCCGATTGCCGGGCACCACGCGTTCGCAGAGCGAGCGATCGCAGAAGAGCTGCAGGTGGCGGGGAATCTCACCCTGGGGCACATAGTCGGGCAGTTCCTGGAGCTTGAGGGTCTGGAAGTCGACGCACTTGCACTTGTCCGGCATGATGAAGAAGGGATCCAGCGGGCACTTGGGCCTGCCCGCCTGCTCCGTGTTGCACTTCCTGGGCAGGGCGTAGCCCTCCAGACCGGGATTCACCTTGAGATTCGGAATGACCGTGCTGCACGACTGGCACATGATGGACATTCGCGTGGCCTTGGCACTTATGCCCGAGGCTGCGACAATAATGCCGGCGATCTTGACCAGCTTGGAGACACAGTCGGACTTTAGCTGCCGGATGTTGGTGGGATTCGCATTGGAACTGAGCAGGATCTGGATGTCGTGCATCTGCTCCTCGTGCTCCGGCCGGGGAGCCGTGATCTCGTCGGCCACCTCCCGGGCGGCCTCCTCGAAGATCTGCAAGTGCTCCGTCGGCTGTTTGTTCAGCTTGTCGGCCAGAGCCTCATCGAAGCCCACCAGGTCCTCCATCTCGATCTCCAGGAAGTAGCGGCCATTCAGGTAGTTCCGCTTCAGAGTGTCGCTGCAGGAAGATTGGGTTTAAAGGGGCTTGGAGGAGGAATTGCCATCCACTCACCGGTATTTGTAGAAAAAGTTCTCCTCGTTGAAAGTGCGGATGAACTCCTTGTACTTCTTCTTCACCGCCTGCAAGTTGATTTGCGCGTCCGGCTGGTTTTCCCCGCCGAAATTATCCGAGAAGAACACACCGGCATCGTCAAAGCCTTCCATTTTTATTGGTAATCAGAGTTAAAACGAGATACTTTGGTAAATAAATGCTACTTTCTGCACCGCTTGTTTTGGCTTTCTGTTTGGTAAATGCGATGTGCCAATATTTTGCCGCCAAAATTGCCGGGCAAGCGATGGTTAGAGATGGGAAAAGAATCAGGAACTATCGATTGTTCCTTGCagttatcgatgttttttaagtttcaagttgcaaatttaattatttctgataattgaatatttatatttgtaatggattctattaaaaaatctttactaataaaaatcaattacaaattttaaaattaatgggtattagaaagaaaaattttaagactttctaaaaatttttataaaatatttgtttcagaaatttaaatgtgtCTGGATAATTTAGTTAATCTAATCGGTTTTTTGTGTTATGTACATTTTTGGGATATAACGTACAAAAGTGAATACcccgaaaattataaaaataaatgttttaccCTTCTCGCCATTACAAACCAATCTCCCGTAACTGCGACTTCTTCCCTTATAAAACCAGCttgaaaaaaataccaaactcAAAAATTCGCACGCGGCCAACCGATAGTATCGAACATCGATTTTCGCACCGGCTCCAATCGGCGGCAGTGTTGCAAAGCAACTTTTTAAACTAGCGTGCTATAGAAATAGTCCCATCATTTGGTCGCTATTCTCGACGTGAAAAAACCAAAGAGACGCCGACAAATTAGAAAATGGTGAGTTTGGGGCATATTGCGCTGCCAATTGAGGGCCCAATGGCTGACTGATCGATTTCGCAGGCCAGCACAGACATCCCGATGGAGGCAGCTGTGGAATCGGCGACCGGCATCACGCCCAATTCAAATGCGAACTCAAACAATGTGGCCAAGAAGCTGCCCGCGGAGGGAGCCGCTGCGTCCGGGGACAATCCCAATGCCAATGCCGACGAGATGACGTCCCGCGACTATTACTTTGACTCCTACGCCCACTTCGGGATCCACGAGGAGATGCTGAAGGACGAGGTGCGGACCGTCACATACCGCAATGCGATGTACCACAACAAGCATCTGTTCCAGGGCAAGGTGGGTTTCACTTCCGGCGATTTTCTTGGTTACCATTGTTTTTAAACTGGTACTTTCCACCCCCTTTGTAGACCGTTCTGGACGTGGGCTGCGGCACTGGCATCCTGTCCATGTTCGCCGCGAAGGCCGGCGCCGCCACTGTGATCGCCGTCGACTGCTCCAACATCATCGAATTCGCCCGCCAAGTGGTCATTGACAACAATCTGCAGGATGTGATCAAGGTGGTCAAGGGCAAGATCGAGGAGATTGAGCTTCCCAATGGTATTGAGGGCGTGGACATCATCATTTCCGAGTGGATGGGGTACGTCTCGAGTTTTTAGAGGTGTAAAAAGACTTAAATGAGTCTTAGTTTctaatagagccctgcattaatggattcaatgaattattttgaatgaatgaattaattggaattttgagtttaatataattgaatggcatgaattataaaataattctaacgacaatttattttgaagaaaaaagggccatcattttgtgattaaatctgcctgcattttatttactatgcagttaacattgatttgctAAAAATTTACCACGATTTCtgctcaaaaaaaaaccacaaaaaaaatctggcaaattaaaaaaatttattaaatttaattattcattcattcatttcggaatgaattagaaaaacatttattatttgacATAGAATTTAGAGCCATGCaagaatggattcaatgaattttttgttttatataaatgaattaatttgaattttgagtttaatagaactgaatgaatgaatggcatgaattccgagataattcaaacgacaatttctttagaacaaaaaagggccataatttagtgattaaatctgcctgaattttattcactatgcagttaacattgatttgttaaaaattttccacttattGTTTTCAAaggaaagcacaaaaaaaatctgacaaattcaaaaaattcataatatttattcattcacttcgaaatgaattagaaaagcaaatattattatttatttgacatagaattgaattgaaGAAATCAGAAATGTTATGACATacgacaaaaattgaatgattcacgcagggctctagtttCTAAGCATAAAAGGATGAACTGTTATTAAAGAATCCGTTCAATTTAATTCTCCTCAATTTAGCTACTGCCTCTTCTACGAGTCCATGTTGGACACAGTGCTGTACGCGCGGGACAAGTGGCTGAAGAAGGACGGCATGATGTTCCCGGACCGAGGAACGCTCTACATCACGGCCATCGAGGACCGACAGTACAAGGACGAGAAGATCAACTGGTGGGATGATGTGTACGGCTTCGACATGAGCTGCATTCGCAAGGTGGCGGTCACCGAGCCGCTCGTCGATGTGGTCGATCCCAAGCAGGTGGTCTCCACATCGTGCATGGTCAAGGAGGTGGACCTGTACACCGTGCAGAAGGCAGATCTCAACTTCTCGTCCAAGTTCAGCCTGTGCATCAAGCGCAACGACTTTGTGCAGGCGTTAGTCACCTACTTTAACATAGAGTTCACCAAGTGCCACAAGCGCCTTGGGTTCAGCACGTCGCCAGACTCCACATACACGCACTGGAAGCAGACTGTGTTCTACCTGGACGACCATATGACGGCCAAGAAGAACGAGGAGATCACCGGCACGTTCCAGATGAAGCCCAACGAGCGGAATAACCGCGACCTGGACTTTGTCATCGACATCAACTTCAAGGGCGAACTGTCCGAGATCCAGGAGTCGAACACATACCGCATGCGCTAGGTTCAGCCATAAGCAATCCGATCTGCCGATTGTGTACTGGGGCTCAGAGCCCAGCGGCGAGGATTTAAACAATGACTAGACGTAAGGGTTTATTCCAGTGCGATATGTGCAACGAATTCTCGTGTTGCGTCTTCTCCTAAGTTTAAAGTGTACCTTTGTTAgtatacataataatatttttacactCGTGCGCctgtttaaattattatccGAACATACTTCTAAGAAAAGTTGTACAGTAGCACGTCAATTCTCTCATAATAAACAGTGCATTTAGCACGTCCCCCTTTGCTGGaaacaaatgcattttgatgatataTGAAACCAATCAAAACTCGCTGATTGTGCgtctttatttcttatttagaaaaaaaaaggaaatttcaAGAATGCATCGAAAGATTTATATTGTCATCTGAAGAAAATCTACTTACATCGCAATCAACTTAGGAAGTCCTATCCAAAAAGTCGGCCGTGGCCGAGCTTGATGTTTGATTGCGACACTGCTTAAATGTTATCCTTTTGGAAATATATTAGTGCCGATCTCGAGAGTCCGAGCGACTTCGGCGGTCGCGCGAGAAGCTGCGGCTGCGGGGCGAGCGGGAGCGACGTGGTGATCGAGACCTGAAAGAGACGCGTTGGTTAAGATAAGATTACTAACGAATTTAAACAAACGAACTATCTGCTTAGAATAGTAAGAGGTGTATGTACATACGCTCCTAACAAAGTGCTGCATAAAAAGTGTGGCTCTGTAAGGTAAATGCTTGCTTGATTCACAATACAAACACAAATGAAAGCTGTGCAAATTGTTTAGTTCAAATGAATCAATtctattgttttgttttgtaagCTGGAACCCAATTAGGTAGAGAGCTTTACTGTAGCTGCTATAATGTTTTGTAATATTCCTGATACTCTACTATTTAGTTAAAGTTTTCAACGATTTTCGAAACGACAAATGGACGGACAAATCGGTAATACTTGACTGGGCCAGTTTTCTCATTTGGAGATTTCGAGAAAGCTGACCctgaaaactaaatattaatcatTAAACCGACTAGTTGAGCCCTGGTCTTTGGCaactaaattaaagaaaataattgtaagCAATTATTCGAGGGATACGCAGGATAACTTCATTAGTAGAACTCTTTTGGCGACTGCAATGCTTCTTCTAGGATGAAATCATTGGGGTTGCTAATCAAAACTTCTGTGAGGCTGTGACGCTGAACATGGATAATTTAGAGTTGCAAGTTGAAGGTTGCTGGCTGTGGCTGTGAAGATGGTTGCTGTTGTAGATTGTTGATGTTGTAGAAGGAAGAAGTAGCAGTGGAAGTAGTTCTAGCCGAAGGAGTTATCCTGAAAAAGTGTCGATAACTCGCATTTAACAACCACCAAAGGCTTTTGATCGTAgataatatatgtatacaatTTTCAATTGGCAATATCAATTAATTTGGGGGACAAAGGTCATTGTGCCCCGGATAAAGCAGCCTGCAAAGAGATCTTCACTTTTTCGCAGGCTTCTTTATCACGTGCGGAAAAAAGGCGGGAAAAATGTACATGTTTGCAATTAGCAATTAATGTTTTTGTGATGATTCCAATGAAATTTCGAGCCGATAACAAATTGTATACGTTTTGATAGGGATTTGATTAATTTGGGCGGTCAGAAAGAAGATCGCCGTTGTGGTCTTATAAGCCTAAGGGAAttacccccttttttttttgagattcAAGAGATCCATGACATCTGGTACAGTTTTGCGTTCGTGGAATTACCTGTAGCGCCCGGAACCAGATCGTCCACTACTGCTGCCGCCCTCTCCGCGCCGGCGATCGCGGGAGCGACCCGATGACATCTCCACGCGAATCCTGGTGCCGCAACAGCGCGTTCCGTCCAGGGCACGCGTTGCGTCCTCCGCGTCCCGGCGATCCTCGAACTCCACGAAGGCGAAGCCGGGCGGATTGCGGGCCACCCACACATTCCGCAGTGGTCCGTACTTGGCGAACGCCCCCTCGATCTCGTGCTTGGAGGCCGAGGAGCCCAGGTTGCCCACATACACCTTGCAGGCCAAATCCCACTCCCTGTATCGCGGCATTTTTGTCGTGTGGTGCGGTGCGGTGTCGTAAGTCTTGCGGGAGAAAGTGAGCAGGTTATTGGCTAAAACACGATTATCGGGGTGACTAGGAATCGAAGGGGCATTCAGCCCGACTTGAGGAACTCGATTTGGCACTTACCGTCTAGAATTTAAcctaattttgttaattttcttAACAAAACCTTCCGCcttttcctttatttattgCCCAGAGTGTGACCAGATGCGCAGGTTAGTGGTGATACGTTTAACGATAGATATCGCTAGCTCCGATAGCAcgttatatttgttaataattaaaacacaaattaaatttgagagaaaaaataaaagacaaattaattatattacatatacatattggtaatactatacattagcgggctcacccccgaaattcgcgaaaaaattatcctcgatggaccgcgatttcttaagaatttacgtgcaaaaagaatttggcagtcggccatggttctcttgtaattgaatttcaaagttcccgggtttgctataaaaaacaagggtgcttttctcatattttcaatcaaagtaattaagttttaatgagttcctataaaattaatatattgtttaaatgagttcctataaaatgatttaattgtttaaatgagttcctataaaaaaatgtagaatttttttaaattaaaagttttaatgaacacttttccgcaccaccattgaggtaaagttccaggttttttctttaataaccttttatgGCCTAGATATCTCTCTGCTTTAGTATTTCCGAATAGGAAGTATTTGAAAGAAGTgcgtttaaaaaagaaattaaaaaaaaggctgCGCCGCAAgcgacaaaaaatttaagaaaaaatcgcgcgattttttcttaaattttttttcacctgcggcgcagttttttttgttcaatatTAAGCTAGCAGTTTTAGCTGAATTAGGGTTGGTGTGTCGctcagaaaatacaaattcaatctttaagtttagttttgggtggaaaagactaaaagaaaggttaaaatatataattctcCCTGcaccgcgatttcttctgattatcataataaaaatacacatgtggtcatccacggttatgagagttcttaagaactcgctgtccatcgaggatcatttttacgcggttgtgaggactagttccctatcactatggacggcagtccatgtagtgacgaagcgcaccaggagagtgtgcgaaggcgactactatatatacacgaagaaatgaaaatctactgtgatggtccgatcataataaatgatacacctatcgaaaggtgtatgagaaaatattagaaagtctatttaatgacgagtgtaataatttttcgtcacaaatgttgatatcagaacttttgtatgttgaaggtgcgatcgtcactagttttttacctcgttaagaggtgtttttatttgataataccaattactcagatgtttggaattttaaattagtcttattttgacaaaaaagaaaaaagggtacatatatacatatatgatttttatagcaaacgttagaaaagcatacttgtttcttatagcaaacccgggaactttgaaattcaattacaagagaaccatggccgaccgccaaattctttttgcacgtaaattcttaagaaatcgcggtccatcgaggataattttttcgcgaatttcgggggtgagcccgctaatgtatagtattacctACATATTAAATTACCATCAAAGACATAAAAGTTTTCAcggtataattaattttagtgaCTTGCTCATTCTAATGAATCGGTTATTCTGCCTttgttaccttttttttaaattaaggcTTAAAATAGAATCAAATATACTTGGCCTTCTATacataattttttagttttacctCTACTTACaagcaatattttaaatataaattaaagtcaCTGAGTAACAACTTGTAGCACGAAAATATTTCCGATAGTAACCGTGACTGAAGCTCTCCCATCCCTAATAGACATTTCATAACCAATCTGCCGGGCTCCCCTTCATCGTACGAAAACATTGCCAAGATCTAACTGAAATGAGGCTGACCAAGACCCTGTGCGCCCAGCATCTCGGCTGGCACTTCAAGAAGCACTGGCTGGTCCAGGGAAAGCGGGTGCCCAAGGAAACTGGCGCTGCCGCCGAGCTCCTTAAACTTGGGGTTCAGGTGAAGAATCCAGAGGATCTTTTAAACGCCAAAGTTGAGAGAAAACTGTGAGTATTTGCGGGAAACAACCTCTTGATTGTAATAATTAACATGTATAAATTATCCTGCAGTGTGGGCATTGTGGGCACCCGCGAGAAGGCGATTCCCGAGGACAGCAGGCACCCCGATTGGCACTCCACCGTTTGCCACTCCTACTCCGACCACAGCGTGCTAATTGGCGGATTGCCACAGGCCCAGGTGCTGACCAACTGCATCGAGATCCCGACCTTTCCCAAGCAAGTCGAGGATGCCATCGCCAGCCAGCAGTTGCCCAAAACCATAGACAAGAGCATTCGGCATGCCATTCTGGCCTCCCACGTGCTCGATGCGGAGCAAGTGAAGCTGCCCAAGGTGAGGCTGCCGGAGAGGCCGCGTTTCAATCTGCCCCGCTCCTACGGAATTTCCCACGAAAGGGTCAAGTGAGTAACCACTTACATGCCCAAATAAAACCCACAATAACTTTGATATCTTCATCAGTCGTCTGCTGGTGAACAAGCTCCTGCAAGAAACCGAAAAATTGGCCGGTCGTTCAGTCTCCATTCGAAGGAAGCTCATAGACAACGCCACTTTTAAGACCTCTCTGAGTAAAGACGGTGATCTGCTTGGTTTCACCATCAATGCCGAGAAGGTTGTCTTTGCTAATCGCGCCATCGAAGCTGTCAAGGGAAAATTTGAAGGAGTTCTACCCGATCTTTACCCCATGAAGACTACGATCTCGATTCCGAAACAGCACATTTACCAAACGGAGAACTTTTACCGTGAGCTTCTTCAGCAGATAAAAGTTTATCATGCTATTCTAACAATCTTATTCTTTCAGCCCTGCGCACGGACATAAGCTGCTCCCATCCACACACCATCTTCACGGTCTTTAACAAGCAACTGGTTAAAAATTCCCATGGATCCGAGGTCACAACTTCTCAGCTTCAGGCAAGGACATTGGTCAAGGCTTTTGTTGTGGCTGCGGCGCGAGCTAGACAATTGCATGGGGAATCCGTGGAGGGTGCTCTTCCCAAGCCAATTGTCGTGCAGAGTGTCCAGACCGACGGACGGTCTTTCCACTTCGGAGTGCTGCAGCTCAATACACTCGATCTTGGCGCCAATAGCACTACGAAGAACTATTGGTTCCACCGGCAGAACTACGACCTATTCTCCGAGTGCTCTTACGAAGCGGGAAGAACGCATTTGGAGAATTACAACGGCGATGTCTTCCGCatatttaatgctttttataacAACTCCTAAATATAAATGCTattgaataataaaatatgttttttgttatGTCTGTATAAggctattattattataattgtcataaatagctaaaatgcCAGCACTGCGATTATTTTCCAGGTTGAAATTTCTGAATTATTTGGCGCCTTGTTATTGCCTTTCATTCATTGGTCGATATCTGGgtccccaaacccaaaccattTCCGTCGACTCCATGGCAACGCGGATGCACCAAATTGTTTATGCATCGATGTATTGACTGCTAATAGAGACGTTGTGCAAAGTTCTTCCACCCACacacatttaaagtttaaagagGCAAAAAAATCGCTACCATGAATAGGCCAAAGCAGAGTACCAGCTCCAACAACAGTGGCACATCATCGGAAACCAGCGAGACGCAAAGTGTGGATGACCAGCAAAGTGCTCCGCATTCGAACATTCGTGCGAGTAGTGCATCATTGAGTAGGTGGGTAGTACGACCTATAATTTTAGATACCtcacatattatttaaacaatttttaaccgATTTTCCTTAGAGCCAAAAACAGTTGGAGACGCATGAAAGAGCTGGCGGCggagaaggaaaaggaaaatgagGCCAAGCGACCTCCTTGGCGGGCAGTTAGCGTTTCCACGCTCACCAAACCCGACAAAAGCGCCCTGCTGCGGGCCAAGTTACTGGATGCTTCGAGGTTTTTCGatacc
This portion of the Drosophila takahashii strain IR98-3 E-12201 chromosome 3R, DtakHiC1v2, whole genome shotgun sequence genome encodes:
- the Mcm5 gene encoding DNA replication licensing factor Mcm5 codes for the protein MEGFDDAGVFFSDNFGGENQPDAQINLQAVKKKYKEFIRTFNEENFFYKYRDTLKRNYLNGRYFLEIEMEDLVGFDEALADKLNKQPTEHLQIFEEAAREVADEITAPRPEHEEQMHDIQILLSSNANPTNIRQLKSDCVSKLVKIAGIIVAASGISAKATRMSIMCQSCSTVIPNLKVNPGLEGYALPRKCNTEQAGRPKCPLDPFFIMPDKCKCVDFQTLKLQELPDYVPQGEIPRHLQLFCDRSLCERVVPGNRVLIQGIYSIRKVGKPSRQDGREKAVVGVRAPYMRVVGITVDAEGAGAISRYSNITSDEEENFRRMAASGDIYERLSQSLAPSIFGSKDIKKAITCMLFGGSRKRLPDGLCRRGDINVLLLGDPGTAKSQLLKFVEKVAPIAVYTSGKGSSAAGLTASVMKDPQTRNFVMEGGAMVLADGGVVCIDEFDKMREDDRVAIHEAMEQQTISIAKAGITTTLNSRCSVLAAANSIFGRWDDTKGEDNIDFMPTILSRFDMIFIVKDIHDESRDITLAKHIINVHLSSNKSAPSEPAEGEISLSTFKKYIHFCRTHCGPRLSEAAGEKLKSRYVLMRSGAGQQEKASDKRMSIPITVRQLEAVIRISESLAKIRLQPFVSDEHVNEALRLFQVSTLDAAMTGSLAGAEGFTTEEDQETLNRIEKQLKRRFAIGSQVSEQNILQDFLRQKYEERTVMKVIHTMIRRGELQHRMQRKMLYRIC
- the Art1 gene encoding protein arginine N-methyltransferase 1-B; the protein is MASTDIPMEAAVESATGITPNSNANSNNVAKKLPAEGAAASGDNPNANADEMTSRDYYFDSYAHFGIHEEMLKDEVRTVTYRNAMYHNKHLFQGKTVLDVGCGTGILSMFAAKAGAATVIAVDCSNIIEFARQVVIDNNLQDVIKVVKGKIEEIELPNGIEGVDIIISEWMGYCLFYESMLDTVLYARDKWLKKDGMMFPDRGTLYITAIEDRQYKDEKINWWDDVYGFDMSCIRKVAVTEPLVDVVDPKQVVSTSCMVKEVDLYTVQKADLNFSSKFSLCIKRNDFVQALVTYFNIEFTKCHKRLGFSTSPDSTYTHWKQTVFYLDDHMTAKKNEEITGTFQMKPNERNNRDLDFVIDINFKGELSEIQESNTYRMR
- the Rbp1 gene encoding RNA-binding protein 1 isoform X2 produces the protein MPRYREWDLACKVYVGNLGSSASKHEIEGAFAKYGPLRNVWVARNPPGFAFVEFEDRRDAEDATRALDGTRCCGTRIRVEMSSGRSRDRRRGEGGSSSGRSGSGRYRSRSPRRSRSPRSRSFSRDRRSRSDSRDRH
- the Rbp1 gene encoding RNA-binding protein 1 isoform X1, coding for MPRYREWDLACKVYVGNLGSSASKHEIEGAFAKYGPLRNVWVARNPPGFAFVEFEDRRDAEDATRALDGTRCCGTRIRVEMSSGRSRDRRRGEGGSSSGRSGSGRYRITPSARTTSTATSSFYNINNLQQQPSSQPQPATFNLQL
- the mRpL37 gene encoding large ribosomal subunit protein mL37 codes for the protein MRLTKTLCAQHLGWHFKKHWLVQGKRVPKETGAAAELLKLGVQVKNPEDLLNAKVERKLVGIVGTREKAIPEDSRHPDWHSTVCHSYSDHSVLIGGLPQAQVLTNCIEIPTFPKQVEDAIASQQLPKTIDKSIRHAILASHVLDAEQVKLPKVRLPERPRFNLPRSYGISHERVNRLLVNKLLQETEKLAGRSVSIRRKLIDNATFKTSLSKDGDLLGFTINAEKVVFANRAIEAVKGKFEGVLPDLYPMKTTISIPKQHIYQTENFYPLRTDISCSHPHTIFTVFNKQLVKNSHGSEVTTSQLQARTLVKAFVVAAARARQLHGESVEGALPKPIVVQSVQTDGRSFHFGVLQLNTLDLGANSTTKNYWFHRQNYDLFSECSYEAGRTHLENYNGDVFRIFNAFYNNS